Proteins encoded by one window of Centroberyx gerrardi isolate f3 chromosome 21, fCenGer3.hap1.cur.20231027, whole genome shotgun sequence:
- the tceanc gene encoding transcription elongation factor A N-terminal and central domain-containing protein — MDAKQIIHCARQLEKSHLDRSYGSMVTLLGDLDKSGITAEQLQTTDIVKVLYRLLKTCSDAGVKRTVKCLLSKWKRQYSQEMGLKCTEDSKSATVSCGVSVTDGGAAGDADERVISKQGVGSTQSQTCEDGASTSSDSSPVRSTCVRLLLAALCSETPDEDEAAELAGAVERHIYELHRTSWVKYKACVRSKVSNLRNPKSVHLRQGLLSGSLSPEAFARMSAEEMAGADLRRLREEYSSRGVSERQLPRGVEGTPTQKIRCKRCEGSDCRVTQVSRGTLFLPAWVRQGGPDEDAMTFVTCSGCGEQWYHSGWVCL, encoded by the exons ATGGATGCAAAACAGATCATCCACTGTGCTCGTCAACTGGAGAAATCACACCTGGACAGAAGCTACGGGAGTATGGTGACTCTCCTCGGTGACCTCGACAAGTCGGGCATCACAGCGGAGCAGCTGCAGACGACAGACATCGTCAAGGTCCTTTACCGGCTCCTAAAAACCTGCAGTGATGCCGGCGTGAAACGGACAGTCAAGTGCTTGTTGTCTAAGTGGAAGAGACAGTACAGCCAAGAAATGGGCCTAAAATGCACGGAGGACAGCAAGAGTGCGACAGTCTCTTGCGGTGTTTCTGTTACAGATGGCGGTGCTGCCGGTGACGCCGATGAAAGAGTCATTTCCAAGCAGGGGGTTGGTTCAACACAGAGCCAGACGTGTGAGG ACGGCGCCTCTACCTCCTCAGATTCCTCACCCGTCAGGTCCACATGCGTCCGCCTCCTCCTCGCCGCCCTCTGCTCCGAGACTCCTGATGAAGACGAGGCCGCGGAGCTGGCCGGAGCCGTCGAGCGCCACATCTACGAACTCCACAGAACCAGCTGGGTCAAATACAAGGCCTGTGTCAGGAGCAAGGTGTCCAACCTCAGGAACCCAAAAAGCGTCCACCTCCGGCAGGGCCTCCTGAGCGGCTCGCTGTCGCCCGAAGCCTTTGCCCGCATGTCGGCGGAGGAGATGGCCGGCGCCGACCTGCGGCGGCTGAGGGAGGAGTACTCGTCCCGGGGCGTGAGCGAGCGGCAGCTGCCCCGCGGGGTGGAGGGGACGCCGACGCAGAAGATCCGCTGCAAACGGTGCGAGGGGTCGGACTGCAGGGTGACGCAGGTGTCCCGGGGCACCCTTTTCCTGCCCGCCTGGGTGCGGCAGGGTGGCCCTGATGAGGACGccatgacctttgtgacctgcAGCGGGTGTGGGGAGCAGTGGTACCACAGCGGCTGGGTCTGCCTCTGA
- the LOC139926109 gene encoding ras-related protein Rab-9A-like: protein MTSKSSLLKVILLGDGGVGKSSLMNRYVTNKFDTHLFHTIGVEFLNKELEVDGRAVTLQIWDTAGQERFRSLRTPFYRGSDCCLLTFSVDDGQSFRNLANWKKEFTYYADVKDPDSFPFVVLGNKLDVPERQVSGEDARQWCRENGGHPYFETSAKDATNVASAFEEAVRRVLALDDRGEHLIPTNTVDLHRKSQSNASCC, encoded by the coding sequence ATGACGTCCAAGTCGTCTCTGCTGAAGGTGATCCTGCTGGGCGACGGCGGCGTGGGCAAGTCGTCGCTCATGAACCGCTACGTCACCAACAAGTTCGACACGCACCTCTTCCACACCATCGGCGTGGAGTTCCTCAACAAGGAGCTGGAGGTGGACGGCCGCGCGGTCACCCTGCAGATCTGGGACACGGCGGGCCAGGAGCGCTTCCGCAGCCTGCGCACGCCTTTCTACCGCGGCTCCGACTGCTGCCTGCTCACCTTCAGCGTGGACGACGGGCAGAGCTTCCGCAACCTGGCCAACTGGAAGAAGGAGTTCACCTACTACGCCGACGTCAAGGACCCCGACAGCTTCCCCTTCGTGGTGCTGGGCAACAAGCTGGACGTGCCGGAGCGCCAGGTGTCGGGCGAGGACGCGCGCCAGTGGTGCCGCGAGAACGGCGGCCACCCGTACTTCGAGACGAGCGCCAAGGACGCCACCAACGTGGCCTCGGCCTTCGAGGAGGCGGTGCGGCGCGTGCTGGCGTTGGACGACAGAGGCGAGCACCTTATCCCGACCAACACGGTAGACCTGCACAGGAAGAGCCAGTCCAACGCCTCCTGCTGCTGA
- the LOC139926102 gene encoding neuronal membrane glycoprotein M6-b-like, which yields MDGTKPAMESNAEETQEEGQESKGCFECCIKCLGGVPYASLVATILCFSGVALFCGCGHVALTGTLTMLENHFSRVTSDHATLTMVIQILQYIIYGIASFFFVYAIVLLAEGFYTTSAVKKELQSDFKTTVCGRCITAFFMFLTYILALAFLGIFGFTAIPVFLFFNMWNTCAAMRSPLANLTLSELCVDVRQYGVISWNATPGKACGATLGDICDTSEFYLSYHLYIVAFAGAGATVIALIHYLMILGANWAYLKGAVTTHEYQDIKTKDDQDLEAEARSKEGQNSSSYS from the exons GATGCTTTGAGTGCTGCATCAAGTGTCTGGGCGGGGTGCCCTACGCCTCCCTGGTGGCCACCATCCTGTGCTTCTCGGGCGTGGCTCTGTTCTGCGGGTGCGGCCACGTAGCGCTGACCGGCACCCTGACCATGCTGGAGAACCACTTCTCCAGGGTGACCAGCGACCACGCCACCCTCACCATGGT gattcAGATCCTCCAGTACATCATCTACGGCATCGCCTCCTTCTTCTTCGTCTACGCCATCGTTCTGCTGGCCGAGGGCTTCTACACCACCAGCGCCGTCAAGAAGGAGCTGCAGAGCGACTTCAAGACCACCGTCTGCGGACGCTGCATCACCGCCTTC ttCATGTTCCTGACCTACATCTTGGCCTTGGCCTTCCTCGGCATCTTCGGCTTCACGGCGATCCccgtcttcctcttcttcaacatgtggaacacCTGCGCCGCCATGAGGTCTCCCTTGGCCAACCTCACCTTGTCCGAGCTCTGTGTGGACGTCCGGCAGTACG GTGTTATTTCCTGGAACGCCACACCAGGAAAAGCCTGTGGAGCCACACTGGGAGACATCTGCGACACCAGCGAG TTCTACCTGTCCTACCATCTCTACATCGTTGCGTTTGCCGGCGCCGGTGCTACTGTCATCGCATTG ATCCACTACCTGATGATCCTGGGGGCGAACTGGGCCTACCTGAAGGGCGCCGTCACCACGCACGAGTACCAGGACATCAAGACCAAGGACGACCAGGACCTGGAGGCCGAGGCGCGCTCCAAGGAGGGCCAGAACTCCTCCTCCTACTCATAA